The proteins below are encoded in one region of Xenopus laevis strain J_2021 chromosome 8L, Xenopus_laevis_v10.1, whole genome shotgun sequence:
- the LOC121397296 gene encoding vomeronasal type-2 receptor 26-like, with amino-acid sequence MTLWCRHAKPGSSWCTPRRTNRTVWSYACCMLLEDFYNFLSIVFAVDEINRNPNLLPNVTLGYNVYDSYVDLFRTIQGAVRIYSGNTKQFPNYNCDKYGVLAAVVDGMASSFSIQYSNIFGMYKHPQLHRFLKKVNFTNTMGQQIYFNNDEISSRYDIYNVVYLPNRTIVSENVGSFYSDAPPGKQMAVNEKAIIWENSFSQTPRSVCSGKCPPGKRKSVWEGKPACCYDCLPCPEGEFSNETDVDVCIKCPENQWPNKQKTSCSLMDITFLSHSDPIGITLTVIAIVCFFTSAWVLGIFMKYQNTPIVKANNRDLSYLVLISLMCSFLCCLIFIGRPEQLTCFLQQAIFGITFTISVSSLLGKTFIVVVAFNATKAGNNLRKWVGAKIPKYIVITCSAIQVCICLLWLVISPPYSYYNKDSEPGIIIVKCNEGSVTAFYTILGYLCLLASVCFVAAFLARKLPDTFNDAKLITFSMLVFFSVWIFFILTSHSAKGTSTVAVEVFAILASSSGLLACMFVPKCYIILIKPEQNMKKNMVRGSAVK; translated from the exons ATGACGTTGTGGTGCCGGCATGCTAAACCAGGAAGCAGCTGGTGCACGCCTCGAAGGACCAATAGAACAGTGTGGAGCTATGCCTGCTG tatgCTTCTTGAGGACTTTTATAACTTTCTTAGCATAGTATTTGCTGTGGATGAAATCAACCGTAACCCCAATCTACTTCCCAATGTGACTTTGGGGTACAATGTATATGACTCTTACGTTGATCTCTTTAGAACGATCCAAGGTGCTGTTCGCATCTATTCAGGAAACACAAAGCAATTTCCAAATTATAACTGTGATAAATATGGTGTTTTAGCTGCTGTCGTTGATGGGATGGCctcttcattttctattcagtATTCTAATATATTTGGAATGTACAAGCATCCACAG TTACACCGTTTCCTTAAAAAAGTCAATTTTACAAACACAATGGgccaacaaatttattttaacaatGATGAAATATCTAGCAGATATGATATTTATAACGTGGTCTACTTACCGAACAGGACAATCGTATCAGAAAATGTTGGAAGTTTTTATTCCGACGCACCCCCAGGAAAACAAATGGCTGTTAATGAGAAAGCAATTATTTGGGAAAATTCTTTTTCACAG ACTCCAAGATCTGTGTGCAGTGGAAAGTGCCCACCGGGAAAGAGAAAATCAGTCTGGGAGGGGAAACCAGCTTGTTGCTATGATTGCTTGCCATGCCCAGAAGGGGAGTTTTCCAATGAGACAG ATGTGGATGTGTGTATAAAATGTCCAGAAAACCAGTGGCCCAATAAACAGAAGACATCCTGCAGCCTGATGGACATAACATTCCTGTCTCATAGTGACCCAATAGGAATTACTCTGACAGTTATAGCAATAGTATGTTTCTTTACCTCTGCCTGGGTCTTGGGAATATTTATGAAGTATCAGAACACCCCAATTGTCAAAGCAAATAACCGGGATCTCAGCTACCTTGTACTGATATCACTAATGTGCTCCTTCCTCTGCTGTCTGATCTTCATAGGCCGCCCAGAGCAACTGACTTGCTTCTTACAGCAAGCTATTTTTGGAATAACCTTTACAATTTCAGTTTCTTCCCTTCTGGGCAAAACATTTATTGTTGTGGTGGCGTTTAATGCGACCAAAGCAGGAAACAATTTAAGAAAATGGGTTGGTGCTAAAATTCCCAAATACATTGTCATAACTTGTTCAGCCATTCAAGTGTGTATCTGCCTCCTATGGTTGGTTATATCACCCCCTTACTCATACTATAACAAGGATTCTGAACCCGGAATAATTATAGTTAAGTGCAATGAAGGATCAGTGACTGCCTTTTATACAATACTTGGATATCTGTGTCTATTGGCTTCTGTGTGTTTTGTTGCAGCTTTTCTTGCTAGGAAATTACCCGACACTTTTAATGATGCCAAGctgattacttttagtatgttggtTTTCTTTAGTGTTTGGATCTTTTTTATTCTTACCTCCCACAGTGCCAAAGGCACATCAACGGTGGCAGTGGAGGTATTTGCTATCCTTGCATCTAGCTCTGGATTATTGGCATGTATGTTTGTCCCTAAATGTTATATCATCTTAATAAAGCCtgaacaaaacatgaaaaagaatATGGTAAGAGGATCTGCTGTCAAATAA